In Pedobacter sp. W3I1, one DNA window encodes the following:
- a CDS encoding condensation domain-containing protein, whose protein sequence is MKRRLILGERIMHVDTKTPLNCVFGAKISGKISEENLHKALFKIQQKHPLLQMNIDATGKTPYFVLNENIRKIPVRTADRLTDEDWLKQSKIEWYKLFDAPNEPLARLVWLKGETESELLLVLPHCICDGTTILNLMRELMTLIDDPEQDLAPYPSFLSVHDLLPENFKITKAAHFKGKVFAALGRLFFFFKATSNNNVDQSNYAVHWKISADDTKNLLVKCKEENTTVHAAICVAFMEAFKQVQGTKAHGKVICPVDIRRFVEAIKQDTMFAFAPIAELKLTQGENDFWTKTRILKTDLEAKVAEMKVYDLLNISEYFHSSVNKMIGFLKTTKGTHDVTLSNMGLLNIPKDYQNFSIETIYSPTVAFPWKNANTLVCSTFNGQLDFSFMSNESFLREFEAWQIKDRVMELIKENLNELVNV, encoded by the coding sequence ATGAAAAGAAGATTAATTTTAGGAGAAAGAATAATGCATGTAGATACCAAAACACCATTAAATTGTGTTTTCGGCGCTAAAATTTCAGGTAAAATCAGTGAAGAAAATTTGCACAAGGCACTGTTTAAAATCCAGCAGAAACACCCACTGCTGCAAATGAATATCGATGCTACAGGCAAAACACCATATTTCGTACTGAACGAAAACATCAGAAAAATACCCGTTAGAACTGCTGATCGTTTAACAGATGAGGACTGGTTAAAACAATCAAAAATAGAGTGGTATAAACTTTTTGATGCACCTAACGAACCCTTAGCCAGGTTAGTCTGGTTAAAAGGCGAAACAGAATCCGAGCTTTTACTTGTTCTTCCACACTGTATTTGTGATGGAACTACCATATTAAATTTAATGCGGGAGCTGATGACTTTGATTGATGATCCTGAACAAGATCTGGCTCCATATCCTTCATTTCTTTCCGTTCATGATCTCTTACCAGAAAATTTTAAGATCACCAAGGCAGCCCATTTTAAAGGGAAAGTTTTTGCAGCGCTTGGTCGTTTATTTTTCTTTTTTAAAGCTACTTCCAACAATAATGTAGACCAGAGCAATTATGCTGTTCATTGGAAAATCAGCGCCGATGATACCAAAAACCTATTGGTCAAGTGTAAAGAAGAAAATACTACTGTTCATGCTGCAATCTGCGTAGCCTTTATGGAAGCTTTTAAACAGGTACAAGGCACCAAAGCTCATGGTAAAGTGATCTGTCCGGTTGATATCAGGCGTTTTGTTGAAGCCATAAAACAAGATACCATGTTTGCCTTCGCGCCCATTGCAGAGTTAAAACTAACACAAGGTGAAAATGATTTCTGGACAAAAACGAGGATACTAAAAACCGATCTGGAAGCAAAAGTAGCAGAAATGAAAGTCTACGATCTGTTAAACATAAGCGAGTATTTCCATTCATCCGTAAATAAAATGATTGGTTTTTTAAAAACAACAAAGGGCACGCACGATGTGACGCTCAGCAATATGGGGCTTTTGAACATCCCGAAGGATTATCAGAATTTTTCTATTGAAACCATTTATAGCCCCACGGTTGCTTTCCCATGGAAAAATGCTAACACTTTAGTATGCAGCACTTTTAACGGACAGCTGGATTTCTCTTTTATGTCGAACGAATCATTCCTTCGTGAATTTGAAGCCTGGCAGATCAAAGACAGGGTAATGGAACTGATTAAGGAAAATTTAAACGAATTGGTCAATGTCTGA
- a CDS encoding condensation domain-containing protein → MKRKLLFGERMLYGDGKSPFNIVIPFKIRGEIKEDALRVALFKIQKKHPWLTAAIRFDEDKRPWFVTNLTENFRIPVRIVDRLNDEHWEEESTYEWKTLFDASIAPLCRITWVRGKAVSEFLMVYHHCLCDGTSALSILTELLQLLDDPDTNIGKEIPIMGVEDVIPKKVLKSYRNRTKNGLIGKIATLALWIIPIKKVAVERKKDFMLRWKFDQDFTKQIIHFCKTNQFTVNTLLSAAVLTAFKAVRKEKAFNKISLPVDIRNFNPIIKKDHIFAFGLMIVLSLLPEKDFLDNVKALQKDVNDKSAKLNPYSLMMMMEACHPALKNFTNFLKYGKSSNDCMFSNLGKIDIAHQYQNFEVESIFSPSVMGPLGNTTTMIASTYRNQMDFTFVASEGYIPFVEAEAIKESVIAILKEQMEKPIEILTATA, encoded by the coding sequence ATGAAAAGAAAACTGCTATTCGGCGAAAGAATGTTATACGGAGATGGGAAAAGCCCCTTTAACATTGTAATACCATTCAAAATCAGGGGAGAAATTAAGGAAGATGCTTTAAGGGTTGCCTTATTTAAAATCCAAAAAAAACACCCCTGGTTAACCGCCGCAATACGTTTTGATGAAGATAAAAGGCCCTGGTTTGTTACCAATCTTACCGAAAATTTTAGAATTCCCGTTCGCATTGTAGATAGGTTAAACGATGAGCATTGGGAAGAGGAATCTACCTATGAATGGAAAACTCTTTTTGATGCTTCAATTGCACCACTTTGCCGCATTACATGGGTTAGAGGTAAAGCGGTATCCGAATTTTTGATGGTATATCACCATTGCCTTTGCGATGGCACTTCAGCACTTTCTATTTTAACAGAATTGCTTCAGCTTTTGGATGACCCGGATACCAATATTGGGAAAGAAATCCCAATTATGGGGGTAGAGGATGTAATCCCTAAAAAGGTATTAAAAAGTTATCGCAATAGAACTAAAAACGGACTGATCGGCAAAATTGCCACTTTAGCACTTTGGATTATCCCAATCAAAAAAGTAGCTGTAGAGCGAAAAAAAGATTTTATGCTCAGATGGAAATTCGATCAGGATTTCACTAAACAGATCATCCATTTTTGCAAAACCAATCAGTTTACGGTAAATACGCTCCTAAGTGCTGCAGTTTTAACCGCATTTAAAGCAGTAAGAAAAGAAAAAGCATTTAACAAAATATCACTCCCAGTCGATATCCGGAACTTTAACCCGATTATTAAAAAGGATCATATTTTCGCCTTTGGATTAATGATTGTACTCTCCCTATTGCCAGAAAAAGACTTTCTTGATAATGTAAAGGCCTTACAAAAAGATGTAAATGATAAATCTGCCAAACTAAATCCTTACAGCTTAATGATGATGATGGAAGCTTGTCACCCGGCATTAAAAAACTTCACTAACTTCTTAAAATATGGAAAATCGAGCAACGATTGTATGTTTTCCAACCTGGGTAAAATTGACATTGCACACCAGTACCAAAACTTTGAAGTAGAAAGCATCTTCAGCCCTTCAGTAATGGGGCCATTGGGCAATACCACCACCATGATTGCCTCCACCTACCGCAACCAAATGGATTTCACTTTTGTAGCCAGCGAAGGTTATATTCCATTTGTAGAAGCAGAGGCCATCAAAGAAAGTGTAATAGCCATCCTCAAAGAACAAATGGAAAAACCAATTGAGATTTTAACTGCTACCGCATGA
- a CDS encoding glycosyltransferase encodes MSKFLFVVPPFFGHISPTLSIGASLLARGHEVKWLGITPLAQVHLPEGGEFIYPEEDLAEYTDEIQRILKRQDDGPACSGPEVMKLALEETYVPFAKMMMKGLNNFVDVWKPDVIINDCITFAGALSAHLKGIPSVTTTPVPPDVMGDTANSAPKIFEWQQNLIKGLQREVGIYSDDIHIHSHQLNMVFTSQAFAGFEEKPPHMHFVGPVKGRPNLAPFDWERLSQATTPKIFVSLGTLLVDIRKEFFQKLITAFENQPVTIVAATNPDIFEQWPDNFIVNGFVPQSELMPHMDAVICHGGFNTVNDTFTNGLPMLITPIAYDHFHTAKLIEQAGCGVSIRYKRLRISDLRDTVFELLENPKYRQAAQKIKETFIEAGGNDKAVQLLEDFAKTAQTVETA; translated from the coding sequence ATGTCAAAATTCCTTTTCGTTGTCCCGCCTTTTTTCGGTCATATTAGTCCAACATTAAGTATTGGCGCAAGTTTATTGGCCCGTGGCCATGAAGTAAAGTGGCTGGGTATCACTCCCCTTGCACAGGTACACCTACCAGAAGGTGGCGAATTTATTTATCCAGAAGAAGATTTGGCTGAGTATACAGATGAAATACAACGCATTTTAAAACGTCAGGATGATGGCCCTGCCTGCTCTGGTCCTGAAGTGATGAAACTGGCACTCGAAGAAACCTATGTGCCTTTTGCCAAAATGATGATGAAAGGGCTGAACAATTTTGTTGATGTCTGGAAACCTGATGTCATCATTAACGACTGTATTACCTTTGCTGGTGCATTAAGTGCTCACCTTAAAGGCATTCCATCGGTTACCACCACTCCTGTACCGCCTGATGTGATGGGTGATACGGCGAACAGTGCCCCTAAAATATTCGAATGGCAACAAAACCTGATTAAAGGTTTACAAAGAGAAGTGGGTATTTATAGTGATGATATCCATATCCATTCGCACCAACTAAACATGGTTTTTACCTCACAGGCTTTTGCTGGCTTTGAGGAAAAACCACCGCACATGCATTTTGTTGGTCCGGTAAAAGGCAGACCAAATTTGGCCCCTTTTGATTGGGAACGCTTAAGCCAGGCCACTACGCCAAAAATATTTGTTTCGCTGGGTACTTTACTGGTTGATATTCGTAAAGAATTTTTCCAAAAACTGATTACTGCTTTCGAAAACCAGCCTGTAACCATTGTTGCAGCCACTAATCCTGATATTTTTGAACAATGGCCTGATAACTTTATTGTGAACGGTTTTGTTCCACAATCAGAACTGATGCCACACATGGATGCGGTAATTTGCCACGGTGGTTTCAATACGGTTAACGATACTTTCACCAATGGTTTACCGATGTTAATCACGCCAATCGCCTACGATCATTTTCACACCGCAAAATTAATTGAGCAGGCAGGTTGCGGGGTAAGCATCCGTTACAAACGATTACGCATCAGCGATTTAAGAGATACCGTTTTCGAGCTTCTAGAAAACCCGAAATACCGCCAGGCGGCACAAAAAATAAAAGAAACATTTATCGAAGCTGGTGGGAATGACAAAGCTGTGCAATTACTGGAAGATTTTGCAAAAACAGCACAAACTGTGGAAACGGCTTAA
- a CDS encoding glycosyltransferase, which produces MVSIGTTFDHEHKKAFFAKVIEAFANEDLHVVVVSDPALFEQWPANFTVRRQVPQLELLPHLDAVVCHGGHNTVCETLMNGLPMVVIPIAYDQSHVAGRVFRVGAGERLNFNRFKANHLKEAVNKVLQNDSYKIAAEQIKQSFIEAGGTESAADLLEALSNKTSNVFIS; this is translated from the coding sequence TTGGTCAGCATTGGTACCACCTTCGATCATGAGCATAAAAAAGCCTTTTTTGCCAAGGTAATCGAGGCTTTCGCTAATGAAGACTTACATGTAGTGGTGGTTTCAGACCCTGCTTTATTTGAGCAATGGCCGGCTAATTTTACGGTGCGGCGCCAGGTCCCACAATTGGAACTTTTACCTCACCTTGATGCTGTGGTTTGCCATGGCGGACACAATACCGTTTGCGAAACCTTAATGAATGGTCTGCCTATGGTGGTTATTCCAATTGCTTACGATCAAAGTCATGTTGCCGGACGTGTTTTTAGGGTAGGTGCCGGAGAACGTTTAAATTTTAACCGTTTTAAAGCCAATCATCTTAAAGAAGCTGTAAACAAAGTGCTGCAAAACGACAGTTATAAAATAGCTGCAGAACAAATTAAACAATCTTTTATTGAGGCTGGCGGAACAGAAAGCGCTGCCGATTTATTGGAAGCATTAAGCAACAAAACCTCAAACGTATTCATCAGTTAA
- a CDS encoding alpha/beta fold hydrolase, with the protein MPIITVNGKSVHIQELNKEAAETIILVHGMFSNLSVYYFNIAPLLATKYHVVLYDLKSHGMSEKAMEGYDLESMTNDLFALMEVLNLQKVHLGGYSFGGLIALKMAIRFPERINKLAIIEAPDPNDDKTRGIIDEYSREFLEHYVENFTDTTKVKMGKRQMERNHRMYEYLFYQTSIKTDMELEKDFFGSPAIETIEKATLLLYGTDSNCLDAGKQLDELIENASLIAVPGDHNIPIQQPLVIAEALLNFFQEI; encoded by the coding sequence ATGCCAATCATAACGGTAAACGGCAAATCGGTTCATATTCAGGAGCTCAACAAAGAGGCTGCTGAAACCATCATTCTTGTTCATGGGATGTTTAGCAACCTGTCTGTCTATTATTTTAATATTGCACCGCTATTGGCCACAAAGTATCATGTGGTACTGTACGACTTAAAAAGTCATGGCATGAGCGAAAAGGCTATGGAGGGATATGATTTGGAGAGCATGACCAATGATCTTTTTGCATTAATGGAAGTTTTAAACCTTCAGAAAGTGCATTTGGGCGGTTATAGTTTCGGCGGATTGATCGCTTTAAAAATGGCCATCCGCTTTCCAGAACGCATTAACAAACTGGCCATTATTGAAGCACCAGATCCGAATGATGATAAAACAAGGGGTATTATTGATGAGTACAGCCGTGAATTTTTAGAGCATTATGTCGAAAACTTTACCGATACTACAAAAGTTAAAATGGGTAAACGGCAAATGGAGCGAAACCACCGCATGTATGAGTACCTTTTTTATCAAACTTCGATTAAAACCGATATGGAACTGGAAAAAGACTTTTTTGGCAGTCCGGCAATCGAAACCATCGAAAAGGCTACCCTATTGCTGTATGGCACCGATTCCAATTGCCTTGACGCGGGTAAACAGTTAGATGAGCTGATTGAAAATGCATCGTTAATTGCTGTGCCAGGAGATCATAATATCCCGATCCAACAACCATTGGTAATTGCCGAAGCATTGTTAAACTTCTTCCAGGAAATATAA
- a CDS encoding phosphopantetheine-binding protein encodes MKQFITEVIGEEFVEEMDITPESSFTKDLEMDSIEIVSFSEKIKAHFGEQIDFTGWLSSMDLDQLINLNLGMIISYIEECQS; translated from the coding sequence ATGAAACAATTCATCACCGAAGTAATAGGTGAAGAATTTGTTGAAGAAATGGATATCACTCCTGAAAGCTCTTTCACCAAGGATCTTGAAATGGATAGCATCGAAATTGTATCATTCTCCGAAAAAATCAAAGCACACTTCGGCGAACAGATTGATTTTACCGGCTGGTTATCTTCAATGGATTTAGATCAGCTGATCAACTTAAACCTGGGTATGATCATCTCTTATATCGAAGAATGCCAATCATAA
- a CDS encoding beta-ketoacyl synthase N-terminal-like domain-containing protein, protein MKKSDVAIIGMSCIFPGAKDMQTFWENIINRVDSTQEVPADRIDPVHFDKNLTGVDRFYCNRGGFIPDHHFDPQRFGILPLAVEGTEPDHLLTLDLVHQALEDASVFEKKYPLDKTGIIIGKGNYVGPGATRAIEIVRTGEQISSVLKDLMPQLTEAEIDKVKHEFQLRKGRFSADTAMGLIPNLVASLVANRLNLGGLAFTLDAACASSLIAVDHGVQELNSGRCDMIIAGGVHLGQNAAFWSIFSQLGALSKQEKIKPFDQNADGLIIGEGCGFVVLKRLEDAIRDQDKIYSVIKGVGISSDGSGTSVMSPSVKGQLKAITEAWKNAELESKNIGYLEAHGTGTPLGDKTEVETLKQFFGQDADLPKAGIGSVKSNIGHAMPAAGIAGLIKSSLALYHGIIPPTLHCDEPVTQLAETRFSAVQKAIDWNQSGLPKLAAVNAFGFGGINAHVVLAAYDTPKKDEVLVIARPKHEALIESLENGDYNIGNGNFRLVLFNPSTERIKKALKIVAKNSPWRNKQDIWYTNAPLLANDGKIAFVFPGLDGLAGGEFKTVADYFNINIDENEKEDGLLSEALNILNKSSVLGQALKQLGIKSDMNAGHSLGEWLAARSSELAEESSVINLLNVLNPETFELKDSRFIAVGCGLEILQPILENIPDLYLSNDNCPQQVILCGSKVALDELVPILKVKQIFHQILPFQSGFHSPFVADKLGLILEGMQDMQFRKTTTPLWSATTLDLYPEGFEAIRQLSAEHLIKPVRFRELTEKLYAEGARVFIQVGSGGLVGFIDDTLKGKEISTISANVPIRSGITQLQRVLAALFIEGKEIGLSYLGNIKSTPPQKNKGIKLELGSPIIHNLQTLKGLTIKQPQPSQSKTFVEAKHPVLQAFNENVMEMINMQSEMIELFENAALQVDQPSNWAPAKPQKPVRQSFSKTLDVSLDNCPYLIDHSLLRQPKGWPTVEDMDPVIPMTMIFEVFAEIANAQSPEEKVHKIMNMRVFQWMNVVKPFQETVTGEWKDEQRVYLNLERFANAEVQLTTQLNPAPARRFDIGKLLDINRTAAQIYDAHMFHGPDYQGIKKLVAVGEKGITGIIEASGGKGSLLDNAGQLFGLWLQLTLEKDRIAFPVKIQEIEFFGDMADQKGQFECTCVLTEINDEFATADIVMKRDGITWLIITGWQNRRLEIDEPLWNVSMSPLHNRLSEEVAPGVFLFGNAYSRVVSWDFILKRYFNQTEKKHHQNLLPNKRRTWMISRVAAKDAVRNLLNTQKNQACYPITFEIYSDEFRKPYVKGGLTDNINISIAHKGTDAVGIARFNEAVGIDIEHIEERSAGFFDLVFNDHEMALLESRDKIEWATRFWVAKEAYGKYLGKGLQGNPKAYTVEEINGEELRINNITIKTIKHKNYIIGWTL, encoded by the coding sequence ATGAAGAAAAGCGACGTAGCAATTATTGGAATGTCATGCATTTTTCCGGGTGCGAAAGATATGCAGACCTTTTGGGAAAATATTATCAACCGGGTAGATTCTACACAAGAGGTTCCCGCTGATCGTATAGATCCTGTACATTTCGATAAAAATTTGACTGGAGTAGATCGTTTTTACTGCAACCGCGGGGGCTTTATCCCCGACCATCATTTTGATCCGCAGCGCTTTGGCATTTTACCCTTAGCTGTTGAAGGTACAGAACCCGATCATCTGTTAACCTTAGATCTGGTTCATCAGGCACTGGAAGATGCTTCCGTATTTGAAAAAAAATATCCCCTCGATAAAACAGGAATTATTATCGGTAAAGGTAATTATGTAGGTCCGGGGGCGACCCGTGCCATCGAAATTGTAAGAACTGGAGAACAGATTTCGAGTGTATTGAAAGATTTGATGCCACAACTTACTGAAGCGGAAATAGATAAGGTTAAGCACGAATTTCAATTGCGAAAAGGCCGCTTCAGTGCCGATACCGCAATGGGTTTAATCCCCAATTTAGTGGCCTCGTTAGTGGCGAATCGCCTTAATTTAGGTGGTTTGGCTTTTACTTTAGATGCTGCATGTGCCAGTTCACTCATCGCAGTAGATCATGGTGTGCAGGAATTAAATAGTGGCCGTTGTGATATGATTATTGCAGGAGGTGTACATTTAGGTCAGAATGCTGCTTTTTGGAGCATTTTTTCTCAGCTGGGCGCTTTATCCAAACAAGAAAAAATAAAACCTTTCGATCAAAATGCCGATGGATTGATTATTGGCGAAGGTTGTGGTTTTGTGGTGCTTAAACGCCTCGAAGATGCCATAAGGGATCAGGATAAAATTTATTCAGTAATTAAGGGTGTAGGCATCAGCAGCGATGGCAGCGGAACAAGCGTAATGAGTCCATCGGTTAAGGGCCAGCTTAAAGCCATTACCGAAGCCTGGAAAAACGCAGAATTAGAAAGTAAAAATATTGGCTATTTAGAAGCCCACGGAACAGGTACCCCACTTGGTGATAAAACCGAAGTGGAAACGTTAAAACAGTTTTTTGGTCAGGATGCAGATCTGCCAAAAGCTGGTATTGGCTCTGTTAAATCAAATATCGGCCATGCCATGCCTGCAGCAGGTATTGCTGGCTTGATCAAATCGAGCCTGGCTTTATACCATGGCATCATCCCTCCTACTTTACATTGCGATGAACCTGTAACCCAATTGGCCGAAACCCGTTTTTCTGCGGTGCAAAAAGCGATAGACTGGAACCAATCGGGTTTACCGAAACTGGCTGCCGTAAATGCATTTGGTTTTGGTGGCATTAACGCCCATGTGGTGTTAGCTGCTTACGATACCCCTAAAAAAGATGAGGTTTTGGTTATCGCAAGACCAAAGCATGAGGCTTTAATCGAATCGCTCGAAAACGGCGATTATAACATCGGGAATGGTAATTTCCGTTTGGTGTTATTTAACCCTAGCACTGAGCGGATCAAAAAAGCCTTAAAAATTGTAGCTAAAAATTCTCCCTGGAGAAATAAACAGGACATCTGGTACACCAATGCACCACTATTGGCGAACGATGGTAAAATTGCCTTTGTGTTCCCTGGTTTAGATGGGCTTGCAGGTGGAGAATTTAAAACCGTAGCCGATTATTTCAACATTAATATTGACGAAAACGAAAAAGAGGATGGCCTTTTAAGTGAGGCACTCAACATATTGAACAAAAGCAGTGTTTTAGGTCAGGCTTTAAAGCAATTGGGCATTAAATCTGATATGAACGCAGGGCACAGCCTTGGCGAATGGCTGGCCGCAAGATCTTCAGAACTGGCAGAAGAAAGTTCGGTAATAAACTTACTCAATGTACTTAACCCCGAAACCTTTGAACTCAAAGATTCGAGGTTTATCGCCGTGGGTTGTGGTTTAGAGATCCTTCAACCAATTTTGGAAAACATTCCCGATTTATACCTTTCGAATGATAACTGCCCTCAACAAGTCATTCTTTGTGGCAGCAAAGTTGCCTTGGATGAACTGGTTCCGATATTAAAGGTTAAACAGATTTTTCATCAGATTTTACCTTTCCAATCTGGTTTTCACTCGCCATTTGTGGCCGATAAACTGGGTTTGATCCTCGAAGGGATGCAGGATATGCAGTTCCGGAAAACCACTACACCGCTTTGGTCGGCTACCACATTGGATCTTTATCCTGAAGGTTTTGAAGCCATCCGCCAGCTAAGTGCCGAACACTTAATTAAACCGGTACGTTTCCGCGAACTTACTGAAAAGTTATATGCAGAAGGTGCACGTGTTTTTATACAGGTGGGTTCAGGTGGTTTGGTCGGTTTTATTGATGATACCCTAAAAGGAAAAGAAATCAGCACCATTAGCGCCAATGTGCCGATCCGTTCGGGTATTACGCAATTACAAAGGGTACTGGCGGCACTTTTTATTGAAGGAAAAGAAATTGGTTTGTCTTATTTAGGCAATATCAAATCTACTCCTCCACAAAAAAACAAAGGTATTAAACTCGAACTGGGTTCTCCTATTATCCATAACCTGCAAACGCTTAAAGGTTTAACCATTAAGCAGCCGCAGCCATCACAATCAAAAACATTTGTTGAGGCCAAACATCCGGTTTTACAGGCTTTCAACGAGAATGTAATGGAAATGATCAATATGCAGAGTGAAATGATCGAACTATTCGAAAATGCTGCATTACAGGTTGATCAGCCAAGCAATTGGGCACCAGCTAAACCACAAAAACCAGTTAGGCAATCCTTTAGCAAAACACTGGATGTAAGTTTGGATAACTGTCCTTACCTCATCGACCATTCGCTATTGAGGCAACCGAAAGGCTGGCCAACGGTTGAAGATATGGATCCTGTGATCCCAATGACCATGATTTTTGAAGTCTTTGCTGAAATAGCCAATGCGCAATCGCCTGAAGAAAAGGTGCACAAAATCATGAATATGCGGGTTTTCCAATGGATGAACGTGGTTAAACCTTTCCAGGAAACGGTAACCGGCGAATGGAAAGATGAGCAAAGGGTTTATCTGAATCTTGAACGTTTTGCCAATGCAGAAGTGCAGTTGACCACACAGTTAAACCCTGCTCCAGCCAGACGTTTCGACATTGGGAAATTATTGGATATCAATCGTACAGCTGCACAGATTTACGATGCCCACATGTTCCACGGACCAGATTATCAGGGCATCAAAAAACTCGTCGCGGTTGGCGAAAAAGGAATTACAGGTATCATTGAAGCCTCAGGAGGAAAAGGTTCATTGCTTGATAATGCCGGTCAACTGTTTGGTTTATGGCTTCAGCTCACTTTAGAAAAAGATCGGATTGCTTTCCCGGTTAAAATTCAGGAAATAGAATTTTTCGGTGATATGGCCGATCAGAAAGGACAATTCGAATGTACCTGCGTACTTACAGAAATAAACGATGAGTTTGCTACTGCTGATATCGTCATGAAAAGAGATGGCATCACCTGGCTCATTATTACAGGCTGGCAAAACCGCAGATTAGAAATAGACGAGCCACTTTGGAACGTGTCGATGTCGCCCCTCCACAACCGTTTATCAGAAGAGGTGGCACCTGGTGTTTTTCTTTTTGGCAATGCTTATTCGCGTGTAGTATCCTGGGATTTTATCCTGAAAAGATATTTCAACCAGACCGAGAAAAAACACCACCAGAATCTCTTACCCAACAAAAGAAGAACCTGGATGATCAGCCGCGTGGCAGCGAAAGATGCTGTCCGGAATTTATTGAATACACAGAAAAACCAGGCCTGTTACCCCATCACCTTCGAAATTTATTCGGACGAATTCCGCAAACCTTATGTTAAAGGTGGTTTAACAGATAATATCAATATCTCCATTGCCCATAAGGGAACTGATGCCGTTGGTATAGCACGTTTTAACGAAGCAGTTGGTATCGATATCGAACATATCGAAGAACGGAGCGCCGGTTTCTTCGATCTTGTGTTTAACGATCACGAAATGGCCTTGCTCGAAAGCCGCGACAAAATAGAATGGGCAACCAGGTTCTGGGTAGCCAAAGAAGCTTATGGGAAATACCTTGGCAAAGGTTTACAGGGCAATCCAAAAGCTTATACCGTTGAAGAAATTAACGGCGAAGAATTACGGATCAACAACATCACAATCAAAACAATCAAACATAAAAACTATATCATCGGATGGACACTATAA